From the genome of Impatiens glandulifera chromosome 9, dImpGla2.1, whole genome shotgun sequence, one region includes:
- the LOC124914321 gene encoding fructose-bisphosphate aldolase 1, chloroplastic-like, protein MASASLLKSSPSTLQSEWVKGQTLLRQPSSSVLRFNHPTTIRSSYSDELIKTAKTVASPGRGILAMDESNATCGKRLASIGLENTEANRQAYRTLLVSAPGLGQYISGAILFEETLYQSTVDGRKIVDVLIEQNIVPGIKVDKGLVPLVGSNNESWCQGLDGLASRTAAYYQQGARFAKWRTVVSIPDGPSALAVKEAAWGLARYAAISQESGLVPIVEPEILLDGEHGIDRTFEVAQKVWAEVFFYLAENNVLFEGILLKPSMVTPGAECKERATPEKVASYTLSLLKRRIPPAVPGIMFLSGGQSEVEATLNLNAMNQSPNPWHVSFSYARALQNTCLKTWGGRPENVKAAQDTLLVRASANSLAQLGKYTGEGESDEAKKELFVKGYVY, encoded by the exons ATGGCATCAGCTTCTCTTCTCAAATCTTCTCCTTCAACTCTTCAATCTGAATGGGTTAAAGGCCAAACCCTACTTCGTCAGCCTTCTTCCTCCGTTCTCCGTTTCAACCACCCAACAACCATCCGATCATCCTACTCCGATGAACTTATCAAGACAGCA AAAACTGTTGCTTCGCCTGGACGTGGAATCTTGGCCATGGATGAATCAAATGCTACCTGTGGGAAACGTTTGGCATCGATTGGTTTAGAGAACACTGAAGCTAACCGACAGGCTTACAGGACACTTCTTGTCTCGGCTCCAGGTCTTGGTCAGTACATATCTGGAGCTATTTTGTTTGAGGAAACACTTTATCAGTCTACTGTGGATGGAAGGAAGATTGTTGATGTTCTTATTGAACAAAACATTGTTCCTGGTATCAAAGTTGACAAG GGTTTGGTTCCTCTTGTTGGTTCGAACAACGAATCATGGTGCCAAGGTCTAGATGGTCTTGCTTCTCGTACTGCGGCTTACTATCAACAAGGAGCTCGCTTTGCCAAATG GCGTACTGTTGTAAGCATTCCAGATGGACCATCTGCTCTAGCCGTGAAAGAAGCTGCATGGGGTCTTGCACGTTACGCTGCAATTTCACAG GAGAGTGGTCTGGTTCCAATTGTGGAGCCAGAGATCTTACTCGATGGAGAACATGGAATCGACAGGACATTTGAGGTTGCCCAAAAGGTTTGGGCAGAAGTTTTCTTCTACTTAGCCGAAAACAATGTTCTTTTCGAAGGAATACTTCTCAAACCTAGTATGGTTACACCAGGAGCAGAGTGTAAAGAAAGAGCAACACCAGAGAAAGTAGCATCTTACACTCTTTCTCTCCTCAAACGCAGAATCCCACCTGCCGTTCCAGGAATCATG TTTTTGTCAGGTGGGCAATCGGAGGTTGAAGCGACATTGAATTTGAACGCAATGAATCAATCACCAAACCCATGGCACGTATCGTTCTCGTATGCTAGGGCTTTACAAAACACGTGTTTGAAGACATGGGGAGGTCGACCGGAGAATGTGAAGGCGGCGCAGGACACTTTGCTGGTTAGGGCGAGTGCTAATTCTCTTGCTCAGCTTGGAAAGTATACTGGAGAAGGAGAATCAGATGAGGCCAAGAAAGAATTGTTCGTTAAGGGTTATGTTTACTAA
- the LOC124914213 gene encoding coatomer subunit alpha-1-like, with amino-acid sequence MLTKFETKSNRVKGLSFHSKRPWILAGLHSGVIQLWDYRMGTLIDRFDEHEAPVRGVQFHKSQPLFVSGGDDYKIKVWNYKLHRCLFTLLGHLDYIRTVQFHHEYPWIVSASDDQTIRIWNWQSRTCISVLTGHNHYVMCASFHPKEDLVVSASLDQTVRVWDIGALRKKTVSPADDIMRLSQMNTDLFGGVDAVVKYVLEGHDRGVNWASFHPTLPLIVSGADDRQVKLWRTNETKAWEVDTLRGHMNNVSCVMFLAKQDIIISNSEDKSIRVWDSTKRTSLHTFRREHDRFWILAAHPEMNLLAAGHDSGLVVFKLERERPAFSVSGDTMFYTKDRFLRFYEFSTQRDAQVIPIRRPGSTSLNQGPRTLSYSPTENAVLICSDVDGGSYELYVVPKDNTSRGDTVPEAKRGTGGSAIFVARNRFAVLDKSNNQVLVKNLKNEIVKKSTLPIATDNIFYAGTGNLLCRAEDRVVIFDLQQRLILGDLQTSFVKYISWSNDMESVALLSKHAIIIANKKLVQQCTLHETIRVKSGAWDDNGVFIYTTLNHIKYCLPNGDSGIIRTLDVPIYITKVSGNNIFCLDRDGKNRVITIDAAEYLFKLSLSRKRYDHVMSMIKSSQLCGQAVIAYLQQKGFPEVALHFVKDERTRFNLALASGNIEIAVASAKEIDEKDYWYRLGVEALRQGNTGIVEYAYQRTKNFERLSFLYLVTGNTEKLNKMLKIAEVKNDVMGQFHNALYLGDVRERVKILENAGHLPLAYITASVHGLQDVAERLAAELGDNVPDLPEGKVASLLMPPAPILSGADWPLLRVMRGIFEGGLDNIGRGAAEEEDDAADADWGEELDIAEVDGLPNGDASAVLEDGEVAGGDDDVEDEGWDLEDLGLPESDTPKASSVATSSVFVAPSPGMSVSQIWTQKSSLAAEHAAAGNFDTAMRLLSRQLGIKNFSPMKPMFLDLHSGSHSHLRAFSSASIISLAIERGWSESASPNVRSPPALIFSFSQLEEKLKAGYSATTGGKFSEALRVFLTILHTIPLIVVESRREVDEVKELINIVKEYVLGLKIELARKEIKDDIIRQQELAAYFTHCKLQMPHLRLALQNAMTVCFKAKNLATASNFARRLLETNPTNEKQAKMARQVLQASEKSMSDASQLKYDFRNPFVICGATYVPIYRGQKDVSCPYCGSRFVPSLEGQVCNVCELAVIGADASGLLCSPSQR; translated from the exons ATGTTGACGAAATTCGAGACCAAGAGTAACCGAGTTAAGGGATTGAGTTTCCATAGCAAGAGACCATGGATCTTAGCGGGTCTTCACAGTGGTGTCATTCAGCTATGGGATTATCGTATGGGAACTTTAATTGACAGATTTGACGAGCATGAAGCTCCTGTTCGTGGTGTTCAATTTCACAAGTCTCAGCCACTTTTTGTATCTGGAG GAGATGATTACAAGATTAAGGTTTGGAACTACAAGCTTCATAGGTGTCTATTTACCCTTCTTGGGCATCTAGATTACATCAGAACTGTGCAGTTTCATCACGAATATCCTTGGATTGTAAGTGCCAGTGACGACCAGACCATCCGAATTTGGAATTGGCAGTCTAGGACATGCATCTCTGTGCTTACTGGCCACAATCACTATGTCATGTGTGCTTCATTTCATCCAAAAGAAGACCTTGTTGTGTCTGCTTCCCTGGATCAGACTGTTCGTGTTTGGGATATTGGTGCCCTGAGGAAAAAGACGGTCTCCCCTGCAGATGATATTATGCGGCTGAGTCAGATGAATACTGATCTTTTTGGTGGAGTTGACGCTGTTGTTAAATATGTATTGGAAGGTCATGATCGTGGTGTCAATTGGGCCTCATTTCATCCAACTCTACCTTTAATTGTTTCAGGAGCAGATGATCGTCAAGTGAAGCTATGGCGTACAAATG AAACAAAAGCTTGGGAAGTGGACACATTGAGGGGACACATGAATAATGTGTCATGTGTCATGTTTCTTGCCAAACAGgacataattatttcaaattcagAGGACAAGAGCATTCGTGTTTGGGATTCAACAAAGCGAACCAGTCTGCACACATTTCGGCGTGAGCATGATCGCTTTTGGATTCTTGCAGCTCACCCAGAGATGAACCTTCTGGCTGCTGGTCATGATAGTGGTTTGGTTGTGTTTAAGTTGGAAAGAGAGAGACCTGCATTCTCTGTGAGTGGTGATACCATGTTCTACACCAAAGATAGATTTTTACGGTTTTACGAGTTCTCGACTCAAAGAGATGCTCAAGTTATTCCTATTAGGCGTCCAGGTTCTACAAGCCTAAACCAGGGTCCAAGAACTCTTTCCTACAGTCCTACAGAAAATGCAGTTTTGATCTGTTCTGATGTTGACGGTGGCTCTTATGAGTTGTATGTCGTGCCAAAAGATAATACAAGCAGAGGTGATACAGTACCAGAAGCTAAAAGAGGCACAGGAGGATCAGCTATTTTTGTGGCACGCAATAGATTTGCAGTACTTGATAAAAGCAATAATCAAGTACTAGTGAAGAATCTCAAGAATGAAATTGTTAAGAAAAGCACTCTCCCTATTGCGACTGACAATATATTTTATGCCGGAACAGGGAATCTTCTTTGTAGGGCAGAGGATAGAGTAGTAATTTTTGACCTACAGCAGAGGCTTATACTCGGTGATCTTCAGACTTCTTTCGTTAAGTACATTTCTTGGTCCAATGATATGGAATCTGTGGCTTTGCTCAGCAAACATGCTATAATTATTGCCAATAAAAAACTTGTGCAGCAGTGCACTCTTCATGAGACTATTCGGGTTAAAAGTGGAGCCTGGGATGATAATGgtgtttttatttatactacCTTGAATCATATCAAGTATTGTCTTCCCAATGGAGATAGTGGAATAATAAGGACCCTTGATGTACCGATATATATAACCAAGGTTTCAGGAAATAACATCTTTTGTTTGGATCGGGATGGAAAGAATCGTGTCATAACTATTGATGCAGCAGAGTATCTCTTTAAGCTCTCTTTGTCGAGGAAGAGGTATGATCATGTTATGAGCATGATAAAGAGCTCTCAGCTCTGTGGACAAGCAGTGATTGCTTACTTACAACAGAAAGGATTCCCTGAAGTTGCTCTTCATTTTGTCAAAGATGAAAGAACTCGTTTTAATTTGGCCTTAGCGAGTGGTAACATAGAAATCGCAGTTGCTTCAGCTAAGGAAATTGATGAAAAGGATTACTGGTATAGGTTGGGTGTGGAGGCTCTACGTCAAGGTAATACTGGCATTGTGGAGTATGCCTACCAAAGGACTAAGAATTTTGAAAGGCTATCTTTTCTGTATCTTGTTACTGGGAATACAGAAAAGTTAAATAAGATGCTTAAAATTGCTGAAGTGAAGAATGATGTTATGGGCCAATTTCATAACGCTCTATATCTTGGTGATGTTCGCGAGCGTGTTAAGATCTTGGAGAATGCTGGCCACTTGCCTCTTGCTTATATTACTGCCTCTGTCCATGGCCTACAAGATGTAGCTGAACGTTTAGCTGCTGAATTAGGTGACAATGTTCCTGATCTGCCCGAAGGAAAAGTGGCCTCTCTTTTGATGCCACCTGCCCCTATTCTTTCTGGCGCTGATTGGCCTCTCTTGAGAGTCATGAGAGGCATATTTGAGGGCGGGCTAGATAATATTGGAAGGGGTGcagcagaagaagaagacgatgcTGCAGATGCTGATTGGGGTGAAGAACTTGACATTGCTGAGGTGGACGGTTTGCCAAATGGCGATGCCTCAGCCGTTTTGGAAGATGGAGAAGTTGCTGGAGGAGATGATGATGTAGAAGATGAAGGATGGGACCTTGAGGATTTGGGACTTCCTGAGAGTGATACTCCCAAAGCTTCATCAGTTGCTACAAGCTCGGTTTTTGTCGCCCCTTCTCCTGGAATGTCCGTTAGCCAAATCTGGACACAAAAGTCATCTCTTGCTGCTGAACATGCAGCAGCTGGAAACTTCGATACTGCAATGCGGTTGCTTAGCCGACAATTGGGAATAAAGAACTTTTCTCCAATGAAACCCATGTTTCTTGATCTTCACTCCGGTAGCCATTCTCATTTACGTGCGTTTTCATCTGCATCGATTATTTCGCTAGCTATTGAGCGAGGATGGAGTGAGTCTGCTAGCCCTAATGTTAGGAGCCCACCTGCACTCATCTTCAGTTTCTCTCAGTTGGAAGAAAAGCTAAAGGCTGGATATTCTGCCACAACAGGCGGAAAATTCAGCGAGGCTCTCCGCGTTTTCCTAACTATCCTCCACACGAttccattaatcgtagttgaaTCGAGGAGAGAAGTTGATGAAGTGAAGGAATTGATCAATATAGTGAAGGAATACGTTTTGGGATTAAAAATTGAGCTAGCTAGGAAGGAAATCAAAGATGACATTATCCGTCAACAAGAGCTTGCAGCCTATTTCACTCATTGCAAGCTTCAAATGCCTCACTTGAGACTTGCTTTGCAGAATGCTATGACTGTCTGCTTTAAAGCTAAGAACCTTGCAACAGCTTCTAATTTTGCCAGGAGGCTTCTAGAGACCAACCCAACTAATGAGAAACAGGCAAAAATGGCCAGGCAAGTTTTGCAGGCTTCTGAGAAGAGTATGAGTGATGCGTCTCAGCTGAAGTATGATTTCAGAAATCCATTTGTTATTTGTGGGGCTACATATGTTCCGATTTACAGAGGACAGAAAGATGTCTCCTGCCCATATTGCGGTTCTAGGTTTGTGCCAAGTTTGGAAGGGCAGGTTTGTAATGTTTGTGAACTGGCGGTTATTGGAGCAGATGCATCTGGCCTTCTGTGTTCTCCTTCCCAGAGGTaa